A stretch of the Tistrella bauzanensis genome encodes the following:
- a CDS encoding LacI family DNA-binding transcriptional regulator: protein MPATIRDVANRAGVSVATVSRLLNGTGRVGPDAAARVQAAVAELGFRPNGMGRSLKSRRSRLIGVMIPSLGNPVFADAVAGIEAEARAAGFTLLFGVSNYDAAEEQRAVEALLAYRVDGMILTVAAPATSPALDSLDQAGLPHVLIYNQPAPTRAVPTVTVDNVAAGRAVALHMVALGHRRLGMITGALGGSDRAAARLAGFLDGARASGLPRPCVHEVDFEAPDPDAALKAFASGPDGLPTALFCSNDWLAIATIGALTRQGLSVPGDVSVFGFDGIALGAHLNPPLATVVQPSRAMGGIAARHLIALMTADGDRPAPGSAPPGSAPGHHLLPFTLRPAGSAGPVCFTRPTPSMAPVETTGNAAKQAPAASPVADLDLSTRTS, encoded by the coding sequence ATGCCCGCCACCATTCGTGATGTCGCCAACCGCGCCGGCGTGTCGGTCGCGACCGTGTCGCGGCTGCTGAACGGCACCGGCCGGGTGGGGCCTGATGCGGCGGCACGGGTGCAGGCCGCCGTCGCCGAGCTGGGCTTCCGGCCCAACGGCATGGGTCGCAGCCTGAAATCGCGGCGCAGCCGGCTGATCGGGGTGATGATCCCGTCACTGGGAAATCCGGTCTTCGCCGATGCCGTCGCCGGTATCGAGGCCGAGGCCCGCGCCGCCGGCTTCACCCTGCTGTTCGGCGTGTCGAATTACGATGCCGCCGAGGAACAGCGCGCGGTCGAGGCGCTGCTGGCCTATCGGGTCGATGGCATGATCCTGACGGTGGCCGCCCCCGCAACCAGCCCGGCCCTGGACAGCCTGGATCAGGCCGGGCTGCCCCATGTGCTGATCTACAACCAGCCGGCCCCGACCCGCGCCGTGCCGACGGTGACGGTCGACAATGTCGCCGCCGGCCGGGCGGTGGCGCTGCATATGGTGGCGCTGGGCCATCGGCGGCTGGGGATGATCACCGGTGCGCTGGGCGGATCGGACCGGGCAGCCGCGCGCCTGGCCGGCTTCCTCGACGGCGCCCGCGCCTCGGGGCTTCCCCGGCCTTGTGTGCATGAGGTGGATTTCGAGGCGCCCGACCCGGATGCGGCGCTCAAAGCCTTCGCCAGCGGCCCCGACGGCCTGCCGACGGCGCTGTTCTGTTCCAATGACTGGCTGGCGATCGCCACCATCGGCGCGCTGACCCGGCAGGGCCTGTCGGTGCCGGGCGATGTCAGTGTCTTCGGCTTCGACGGCATCGCGCTGGGCGCCCATCTGAACCCGCCACTGGCCACCGTGGTTCAGCCGTCACGGGCGATGGGGGGCATCGCCGCCCGCCATCTGATCGCGCTGATGACGGCCGATGGCGACCGGCCTGCCCCCGGCAGTGCCCCGCCCGGCAGTGCTCCGGGCCATCACCTGCTGCCCTTCACCCTCAGGCCCGCCGGCTCCGCCGGTCCGGTCTGTTTCACCCGACCCACGCCATCCATGGCACCGGTCGAGACGACGGGGAACGCCGCCAAGCAAGCCCCCGCCGCCTCACCGGTCGCCGACCTGGACCTGTCGACAAGGACAAGCTGA